From Eptesicus fuscus isolate TK198812 chromosome 14, DD_ASM_mEF_20220401, whole genome shotgun sequence, one genomic window encodes:
- the TMEM60 gene encoding transmembrane protein 60, whose protein sequence is MRMSLAQRVLLTWLFTLLFLIMLVLKLDEKAPWNWFLIFIPVWIFDTILLVMLIVKMAGRCKSGFDPRHGSHNIKKKTWYLIAMLLKLAFCLALCAKLEQFTTMNLSYVFIPLWTLLAGALIELGYNVFFVRD, encoded by the coding sequence ATGAGAATGTCCTTGGCTCAGAGAGTACTGCTCACCTGGCTTTTCACATTACTCTTCTTGATCATGTTGGTGTTGAAACTGGATGAGAAGGCACCTTGGAACTGGTTCCTTATATTTATTCCAGTCTGGATATTTGATACTATTCTTCTGGTTATGCTGATTGTGAAAATGGCTGGGCGATGTAAGTCGGGCTTTGACCCTCGACATGGATcacacaatattaaaaaaaaaacctggtacCTCATTGCAATGTTACTTAAATTAGCCTTCTGCCTTGCACTCTGTGCTAAACTGGAACAGTTTACTACCATGAATCTGTCCTATGTCTTCATTCCTTTGTGGACCTTACTGGCTGGGGCTTTAATAGAGCTTGGCTATAACGTCTTTTTTGTGAGAGACTGA